The Hevea brasiliensis isolate MT/VB/25A 57/8 unplaced genomic scaffold, ASM3005281v1 Scaf154, whole genome shotgun sequence DNA window AGGTGGAAAGATGTAGAGTTTGCAATGGTGATTATGTATTCCTaaaggtctccccaatgaaaggaGTCATGAGGTTTGAGAGGGAAGGCAAGTTGCCACCTAGATACATAAGACCTTTCGAGGTCATTAATAGAGTTGGAACAGTTGCTGACCAGTTGGAGTTACCACTAAGCCTTTCTCACGTCCACCCAGTGTTCTACATTTCCATGCTTAGGAAGTACATACATGATCCTTCCCATGTGTTACAACCTGATATAGTAAAGTTGAAGGAAAACCTTACCTTCGAGGAACAGCCAAAAGCTATAGTGGACTTTTAGATGAGGCAGCTATGATCAAAACAGATCTCTATTATTAAGGTTTTGTAGAGGAGCCAATCGGTAGAAGAgtgtacctgggagtcagagcaggACATGCATAATAAGTACCCATACTTATCCACTGTGTAATCTTGTAATTCTTTATTCTGTCTTGTATAAAATtcaaggacgaattttctgtaagggggggagaatgtaacatccataattttcaaataattattttatatgtaaatataaatattttagtctaaccccTGGTGTTGTGAGCTTTGCGTAGGTACTTTCGTTTAATGGCAATTCGGCCGTTGCCCATATCTACAATTTTGGGCTGAGCAGATAAGTTACTAGAATTACTCCAGAACtaggtcaagattataggctacctaCCATTTTTAAATATTTTGGATACGTTTCTAATATCCGAATTGGTGTAGGTAAGCCCAAACCCTAAGTttccttaattatttagttttggatttagattaaaaatccataaaatatttgtgggtagttagaaaattataattccttttgcattagcttagtaatattgctaaggactgcggagcaaagttttagaatttttggagCTCAATTGAGCAGTTTTTATAAAAGGGttagttatagggactaaattataatttttcaaattgtgattgttaactgtaaggggggggggggggggagaatgtaacacccctaatttccaaataattattttatatataaatataaatattttagtctaaccccTGGTGTTGTGGGCTTTGCGTATGTACTTTCGTTTCATGGCAATTCAGCCGTTGCCCAGATCTACAATTTCGGgctgagcagataagctgctggaattgcttcagaaccaagtcaagattataggctactccACTATTTTCAGATGTTTCGGATACGTTAATATCCGAATTGGCGTAGGTAAGTTCGAACCCTAAATTTCCTCAATTATTTAGTTTTGGgtttagattaaaaatccataaaatattcgtgggtagttagaaaattataattccttttgtattagtttagtaatattgctaaggactgcggagcaaagttttagaatttttagagctcaattgggcagtttttgcaaaagggttagttgtagggactaaattataatttttcaaattgtgattgttgactgtttggatgggcccaggaggggctatgtgatgtgattgagatatgattgtgtgacttgtggatatagaagtgtattttgagcccttttgcaggttgggtaggtcataggtatagggagaactctgccggattttcgatatgacttaggatgtctttgattatttttaagcttgtattgagttaattatattaaataattataataaaattgtcaggtgagccgggacaacttTCCTCCTTCGCCCAGCTGTCAGAGTGACCTCGATTCAcggctgtgagtaaaatattaattttaattataatttaatattactatatgttcaggcatgcccatgcatcacttataaatatatatttatgtagttaaatactagacacgttttatattacatttttatttgatgaaatgctATGGATattgttttatggtaatttggaatagtgtgcgtgtgttggcgtgcgtgtggtgtgtggtattggatatggacaggacgggtagatgcTATTGGAGCTTGACTGACTGGGACCCaatccttttatggataagtcgggataGACACGGCTCGAAATGATCTCGCTGGCCACCGcatttagtctattaagcaaaagtctaacttgagatgtactcgctggcagaggttggatcaagagagctgtataggagatcagctcccatatgtgtaCTGTTTGCATATTATATGAGTGCGTGAGtgttccaaattacctttttgttattatgatgtgatttatataaaaattatgatgGTGTTACATTCCACTcattaggatgcattagctttagatagctatataaattatagttaaaatcgatattttactctctgagtcgaatgctcattcctgttcaccttattttttcaaGATACAGGAAATTTTTttgttgagttctaacctgcctctctccCTCGTAAGTCATCTATTAATATCTATGATGttttgtataattttactaacttctagaattccgcatgtattagaaatattttatttgaattgggtctgtaatataatgtcatgttggatctgtaaaattattatatgcatatatGATTAgattggatgagagagctgaactcccatttgattttatgacattatgagtatgtgaagggtgagctgagctctccaaattACACACACTGTTAacgttaaaataaaaaaaaggaaaaaacgtataactttttataaaaatataaattaattaaagatatattaatttaaaaattaataaatattttattattcataaaattaattaaattaacattaaagttaatattttattttaaataattataaattttttaatatgcaTACAATACACATATTTTaagtattaatatatatataaacacataCTTCATAAGTTATTTATTTCCATACAGTGATATAAACCAATTGAACTGAACAGAACTTTGAGCATAGTTTGAGCTTGATTTATTATACTTTTTCAAGCTCAAACtctatttaagtttaattaatattataattgagTCTTTctcattttaaatatattaagctCAAGTTCACATAGAGCTcaattatcttaaatttatttatattataattttattagagaaaaaaatttaaaatttatcgaTAATGATAAATATAAAGGaggatatttaaaatttattataaataaatataaatttgaaaattattaaataaaaaaaaagttgccACTATGAaaatatgtgtaaaaaaaaaaaaagaagaagaataaagAAAAGAAGAGGAGGCTTCCAGGTGAATCTAGGAATTTATAAACTCGTACAATTCGTCGAAGTGTCAAAAACTTACACGCcttcgaaaaaaaaaaagtaaaaaacttATACAAACAAAAATCTTATATAAAGATAGTAACTCGCAAAGAGaggaaattaataaaaataaaaactctcAAAACGAGTAGAATTATTGAAATTGAGAACTCTATTGAAAATAATCAATTGAGAAAAGGGTTTTCACTTACCAAATGGCTCATGAAAATCCTAAAATATTGCTTGAAGATTAGGACAACGCATTCAACAAGATTTCCTTGacctataatatatttttatttttttgcaatgtaaacaaaaattaaaagaattgtgaaactttataCTTCAATATTTGGtaaaaattaatttcccaaaaattttaaggaaaaaatTTCACTGTCAAATTTTTGAATTCTCAATTATGTTCATATTATAATGTtcatataaattttcaattttattaaaaattttaattcaaaaaggTTGTTAAAAAAATGaactaaatttaatttcactCCAAAAGTTAGCTCAAGAGGAAAGATTTGTATTCAAATcttatatataacttaaatactttATCCAAAATCAATATGGGACAATACATCCCCCTCATATCATATTGAGAAAATAGATCGAGTCTAATTCTACCCTAAAAGTTAATTAAAGGGAAGGAAGTTTGTCCAAATCTTATATATAGCTCAAATATCTCATTCCAAATCAATACGGGACAATAAAAATTTAGATAACTAAAATCAAAGCTAATGAAAAATTCAaatcaaatatattaaaaaatcttAAGAGAACTGGTTTGGTTTGAATTAATTTTGAGCCGAAATTAATAATTAAGGATTTGACAAAGAGATGAACTGAAATTGGATCAATTAGTCacaattttaattgattttagtCTAATTTTAGCATGgttcaatttcaatttcaatttctaaTGGTTTCCATTGTAGTTCAAAAACGGTTGGGCTCATGCAGCACCTTTAGATAGAttgcatcattttttttttattaaaagaagaaaacaaaGAGAGAATAAAGGGAAGAAGGATGTGGGCGTAGAGAAGAAGAGACATGAAGAAAGAGAAATAAGAAAGAGTAAGATAGAAATAACGGGTAAATGAttaaaatagttaatatatttttctaaaatacatggactaattaattagtttaattaaaatagaggaactaaatagtagtttgattgatattaactaatagaaaaattgaagaagagaCTAAACAGTTTAATAGAAGCAAAATACAAGTATCAAAtatgtatattttaaaaaataaagagattaaatagttagtttcattaaaatataagaactattttaataatttacccttattatAACCCAATTAAGGaaatttaattattctatttattattattattttattattattaattagatTATTGGAAAATTACcatcaaataattaaaaaaaattctcaattattaatatataaattatatatgattttaattattaattggaGACGAATTTCAGAtgtaactaattaaaatttttaagaaacaaaataaaattatccctaaatacatattttcattttaaaatgtttggtgagaaagaaaaaaaaaagagtaaattcTGTTCATTTTAAGGGATGATTTTTACAAaacatcataaaaaaaattaatatttagagACCTTTTTTCAATACATAGCTGATTATTTCGACTCTAATTCCTAATTTTTTtggtaaattcattaaattgaccatttttttttttcgttttcAACTGTAGTCCCTCCATATATTTAATAtatgttataaaaattttctaACGTCTTGAAGGCTTTTATTAAagagtatttattttaatttatgtatATTGTTATATAATTAACTTATATATACACTTGATATATGTTACATTTAAATAATAACattgaatttattatttaattgtgtaattattgTACAGTGGAAATTAAAATATGACTTTTAGTGACAGATCAAAATTTCGTCGCTAATAATATTTATTAGCGATAGATTTGTCGACTAATGCTTTTAATGACAATATTCAGCGATGCAAAAAAGTTCGTTGCTaaagttaatatttttaattagctAAATTAGTGACTAATTATGCCATCCCTAAAAGACTTTAACAGCATATCAAATATGAATCAGCAACAAATTCGTCGCTAAAAGTATGTATTTTTTTAGTGTATTCTTAAATTCTTTTTCTTGTCATCTTTTTCAATATTGAAGGAGCTTTTCGGTAAGTTTAATTAGGGTGGGTATAAATTAgagtttttttaattaatagaataaTATTAGAATGTGTAATgccttttttaatataatttctttttattttatttgtattttcatttataataattaatggcCACCGAAGCTCTCTTTCTTTTGTTGCAAATGGGAAATAGTGACTGCACATGAAGTCGTAAGTCCTCAATTCGGATACAACCaatagaaaaaggaaaaaaaaaaattaaaaaaaaaggaaatatagcataatattttacttatttaattttatgtgTTTGTCTTTATGAAGGATTAAGATTAATATATTCTAAGAGGGAGATTTGGCATTTATTTGAGAGTTATTTAGTAGgaattttgtaatattttttattgccgtaattttatttttatagaaagTTTTGTTGAGAGGAAGCTTCCTGACTTACTATCGATCTCTTTAAGAGATTATAGTGAAGTTTATagatcaactcaactaagcctttatcccaaaaatttggaatCGGCTATATAGATTCGTTTTCTCCACTATAAACGatcttgggttaaatcctcaaaaatatgtaatgcttctaggtcatgttgtactactctcctccaagtcaatttaggtatattcctttttttttttctttctgtcctctaacctaatgtgctctacttgtctaactggaacctccgtatgtctacgcttcacatgacccaACCAACTCAATTTTTCTTCTCTCAATTTATACTAgattaattttaaacttttaatctaATAAAAGTATTGAATGAGTCTTACCAATTAAAtcaatcttaatttatttttactgtAATAAATTAGTATCATGCATTTTATATTAGATTAATTTTTTCTTcaatttagttaaataattatttatattatataaaaattatttttttttattttaatatttaatttatcctCCTTTATTAAAAttagtaacttttttttttatttgaatcattcataattttttaagGGCTGCATGGAAAATATAGTAATACTCTAATATCCCCAACACAAATTTATGTTTTAGAAACTTATTTTAAATACTAATTTGTGCAATTTCATTAAGCTCGCTTGCTTGAACAAATTAATCGAGTATTAACCCTTATTTGGTTCATTTAGCAAAAGTTTTTAGAGATTGCATTTGAAAATTAGTTTATCTTGCTCCACTTTTATTctttcaatttaattcaattaattttttttatcgattctcatatttaaaataaaaaatttaattattttgaacttaaaaaattttaattttaaaaaataaaaatataatataattgtatGCAACTGCATTTAAGAATTAGTTTCATTTTACTCCACCTCAGCTCTCTGGTTTGAAATGTAAAATTTtgcaataatttaatttaatttttttgtcaatatttgcaacaatttaattcaattattttttgtCAAGAAACAAGAGActttcatttttaaaaaattatttaaaaaaaataaaaattaagcatGATTTATCTATTCTATTTTATTTCACTTAATTACATTTATAAAATAACTAACACATCAAtatgttaatttaaaaaattttaatttctaattaaaataattttcataaaattaaattaaaattttataaattttataaaaaaattaaaattaaataatttttataaaaaaatttataaaattaaatattcacatataaTAATTACCTGTGATACGAGTTAAAAATGCATTTTTCAACAAAATTTGACCTTTCGTGTGGCTTTTcttttgaaaaagaaaaataaacaacCCATCAATATATGATTAATATATAAAAAGAAGAGAATTAAAGAGCATAGATAGAAGCGAAGTGTGAACAAGagataaaaaagaagaaaatagcAGGCATGATTGTTTCTCCATTACAGGAATTCTTCCCCCATGGATCTTCAAGGATCtaatgattttttcttttttttaaaaaaaaaaacttttttacaGCAGAGAGGCTCCAATTACTACCTAATCATTCCCGCACACAGAAAATTTTATATACCCATTTATCGTCACCCAAGCCCAAATGCTCGCTCTCTCTGtgctattattatttttttattgctccaacttcattttccaatatatatattatatttatttaccaTTTTTGTCCATCCCCTTCATTTATCTTCCCATATTCTTCCTTCTTCCTTGCTTTGCTCATGGACCAGTTCTCCAATTTTCACCTTTTCCACTGTGGAGATCAAGGCAAGGAGCTTTAGATTACATAGATACTCCACTGCCATCTTGCAAAATCCTTGGAGCTAAGATACCACCACCACCAGCCCCACTCCACCACCtactgttttcttttcttttttttttttttcttttaattccattgATCAGGACAGTACCATTGAAGCGTAGGGGCTTGCTCATCAGAGAAGAAATTGCATGCCTCCTCATTGCTAAAGAAATTGTGCTCTTCCATCTTCACGAACTGGGTTTGATACGTTGTCGTTTTTGTGAACTGGAACGATGATGATGCTGATGCTGGTGGAGGAGACATCATTAACTGGTGGTTTTGGAGAATCCCAGTTGAAGAGGAAATGGCTGGATTCGGGCTGTTATCTTCGTTCAAGATCGCGCTTGAGTCGCTATCTGACGACCCATCTTTAAAGTCTGGGAACAGAGAAGCCCCTAGTACTCCATTGTTGTTGCTGTTGAAGCTCTCATAATTTAGGTCTTTTATCCCTGATGCGGCCACTGAAACCAGAAGCGGTGGCTCTTCACTTGCTTTATCATCGGATTCTGTCAAGATTATCTCTTCTTTAACAGAAACATTGCTCTCTGTCTTTTCTTCGTTGAGCTTCGCCTTCAGCTCTCTTACCTGCAACACGAACAAAcacgtttaaaaaaaaaaatgcaagggCATTGACTTGACAAGGACGACCAAAGAAGGTGATAAATTATATACTTGCCTCTTTGAGTAGAGTCTCATTGTCATGTTGGAGGGACTCAAAATTGACTTTAAGAGCTTCGTAATTGGCTTTGAGAACACCATAGTCTCTTTCCAATTGCTTGGTTTTCCAACGGGCACGGCGGTTTTGAAACCAAACAGCCACTTGTCTTGGTTGCAAACCAAGTTCTTGGGCTAGTTTCACTTTTCTCTCTGGTTCAAGCTTGTTTTCAACCTCAAAGTTCTTCTCCAAGGCCTTGACTTGATCTACACTTAATCGCCGTTTCTTCTCTGATCCACGGCCTGATTCCTCTACACAAGCTTCCTCATCTAAGCTCTCCAACATGGACATGGAATGAAATTCTCTCCCATAAACATGGTTGCTGTTTCTCGGACTGTGCTCGTCTAAAGACAGAATAATTAAGAAGTTAGTGGATGAATCAAAGCTTTATACCCAAGAGAATAAAGGGGAAGTCAAGTTAAAAAGCATGGCAAGTcttgaaaaggaaaataaatagttaggaacAAGACAGGCACATGGGTATGTCTGAATTTTTGACACGAAGCATTAAAAAAGATCAGAAAGTAATAATGCGTTCTGCGTAAGAACCTGTAGTTGGGCAGATGGACATCAAAGCACCAAGGGAATCAGAGCTGCCAAGTCTCTTCATGActctaaagaaagaaagaaaagaactcTAGAAGAAAAACCAGATCTTTGTTTACAGATCTaatcctcttcttcttttttattctTTGTTTGTGCGCTAGCTAGCTCGTGGATTTTAGTGAGAGATCTTTTTAGAAGCTCAACAAGTGTCTGAGTGTGTGTGTTTTTATTTTGTTATGGTACACGATTTTTTTCACTTGCAAGGAGAATTCTAGTGTATTACTACTGTATGCAATTGTACCACCACTGCTCTCTCTTCTCTTGTCTCTCCTATCTTTCTCCTTTTTCAATACTTCTACTACAGCTTCTCCTCCCTCTGCACCCATCCAAAAGAAAGCAAGAAAAAAAGATGAATGAAGGAAGAAACACAAACAAACAAAACCCAACAAGCAAAGCCTTCTTTCAAAGCCAAAACAAAACCCAACCCACAAGAGAAGTTATCATTCTGTACTCAAGAAAAATACTACGCCCTTTCTTCCCCACTCTCTCTCTACATCATTACTCAATCAATTTAAgcttagctaagaaatttgaatttCTTCACCCAATAGTCTATGACTGTTCATCTACAGagaaaaacaaagatagagtaaAGGGAAGATGCGAGGGAGATGAGTGAACTAATTCACAACCCAGCTGGCCTTTCACAATTTCTTTCTCTTTAAATAAACCAAAAACGGATCTTGGGTAGGGACTATAGCCATCAGGGTTAAAATCTAACTTGGGTTAGGTAAACACAAAATGAAATGAACTTAAAATTCAgtccaaatgaaaattttggtttaCCGGCTATTGCCAGTTTTCCTTTTTCGATCCTTTTCATGGTGAaagatatctttttttttttaagagagagagagagatacgaACGTTGAAGCTTAGCTGTGTCCAACGGCTCAGCTGAAGTTTAGCTGACGGAGATTTGTTTGGCGTCGGCGGATCAGGCGCCGTGTTACTACGGCCAGGTCGGTGCGATTAATCAACGATTTCGTAAGAATTTCGTACGCTATAAGCACATCTGATTATTTTCGCAGTAttttattcattaaaaaaaagTAATACTATATTTTATTTAGGAGAAAGTATACATAAGTGTTTTATAGTGAGCAATTTTAATGTATTTATCTCcgtatttgaaatataaaattttgtaagaatttaattaatttatttttattaattctcatatttaaagtaaaaaaaatattttttttaatttaaaataattttatttaaaataaataaaaataaaatataattatatgagaattcaattaaaatttttttcttataaatgaTTTACTTTAAAGTAAGCATGTATACTTTGTTACTTAAATGCAAAAGGCTCAAAATACGCATCatgaattgttaaaaaaaaaagttcaaaccCTAAATATAAAAAACGTAAAAGTCTAAGGTACTTATTAAGTCTCTCTCTTTTTATTCATGTCCGTATCTCTCCCTCTCCCCTTTTTCTCTCTTGTTATTTTCGTCTCACTTTCTTATGTTTCTCCTCATTAACTTGGTCAGAGATGGAGTTGTGTGGGCTGACTTGAGAAAAAGAATGGTGAAGTGAAAAATTTTCAAAACATTAAACGATGATAAGAATTTTGCTGATATTGATGAATTTTTGCTAATGTTGATCAACATCTTTCTATGGTTAaaatttttctctcttttcttttcatgatttaaataatattattttcattttttttacaaGTTTAAAATGTGCTTATAATGCTATCATTTTCTATCTATCAATCAAtgaaattttccttctttttaaATGGGGAAGCGAAAAATTTTCAAAACGGTAAAGGATGATCAGAATTTTGCTTATGTTGATGAACATCTTTCTATGGTTAATTTTTTTGTCTTTTTTCTTTGCATCATTAGTATCATTATCATTTTCTTTTTGCAAGTTTAAAGTATGCTTGTAATGCTATCATTTTCTATCTATCAAATAATGAAATTTTCCTTCTCTTTGAATGGAGAAGCGAAAAATTTTCAAGACGATAAAGGATGATCAGAATTTTGGTGATGTTGATGAAAATCTttccatgtttttttttttcttttttcttttcataattaGTATCATTATCATTTTCTTTTTGCAAGTTTAAGGTGTGCTTATAATGCTATATTTTTTGTCTATCAATTAACGAAGTTTCCTTTTCTTTAAAAATTCTCTTTGTCAACTTGTTTCCACTTATTGTGATCAAGGTTGTTAAACTCACGTTTTTAACTTAGAACTGGTAAAGGCACGATAAAATCGTATCATAAAATCAAATAgtaaaattataagattttacAACTTACTTTAAATaccttaaaaaatataaatatatttatataaatagatagaTAAACTTTCATGCACATTTAGGTATAAGAAGTTATAAGAGAAAAGCCTTCTTATATATTGCTcagtttaatattaaaattattttaatgttaaatgTAATATTTTATCCACCAAGTTATCAATAtgagaataattaaaataatttaataaattagcacaTGCATACACATATTTACACTTCATAGTTGATAGCATAATTCTAAATTGCCAATTTTAAAAAGATGTAAAtgcaaataatataaatatttatgaataatATATAGAAATAGATCATATTTATGATAATAACAATATAACAAAAGTtgctaaaaaataatataaaaaattacaataaatgCATGATAGTTGTAGTAGCATAAATAATAGTTATTTCGATAcataaaaactttttttttttaaatctagaaacagtactaaaataattaaacaaataaccatgatgaattttaaaatttcaaatttcaaaaatataaaattgtAGAATTGTGAACTAGAAAAATCATATTATTTTCAAATTCGATTTCACTATTTAAAACACAATTTATCTTGATTTTCATTTTTCATACGTTTTAACTTATTTTAGTGATTGTAATTCGTAAGTCAACTCATGATTTCAACAATCATGATTGTAATTATAAGTCAAATTTTAATAACTTCACTATATAGAtaagaaaaaaaaggaagagaaaagaaaattattgCAAGACAAAAACATCAAACCATAAgcacataaaaattaaaacataCTACACTTCTAAAATTTAGTACTCTAGAGTGAAAATTAGTACTCTAAAATTTATTGCAAGACCTTGAAAGATGAAAAGAACATATATCTAAGCTAACAAAgctttcaacatttaatcatttcTAAATAAAGACATATCAATAAAGGCCCCAACAAGCCATCCAATTGATTAACATCTGATTAATCAGAAACATTCTTTCCAAGTGTTAATGTAAATCCAATGACATTATTTAATGTAACTCTTGTATTTGAAGTCGAATTCGAAGGTCCTTCTGCATTCTCTTCCTTAGCGTCTGTATTATAGGATTTctacaaattcttgctcactccAATAACATTATGTTCATATTCATATGATGATAGGTAAATTATAGGGTGAATGCCTTCAAAAACAAGATAATTGACTCGGTGCGCAAATCAAGACTAGATCCAAAACTTACATTTTCAATATCTTACAACGACTTTTAGTTGTAGCTAGattctttattttcttaaataggttttatttatattttatacttTATTTAGGATTTTAAATTTTGTTCCTAATtagtttagaaattttaaattatttcctACTTAGATtaagatttaaaactctataaattACCATTTTATTCTTATTGTGTACAtggtttttatatttatttaataaagctttatttttcataaaactaTGTTTGTATTATTTTATCCTTAAATTATGAATTGAATCTTGTGTTTCTTAAGGTTTTAGAttatatcttattttattttcaagGATTTGATTTTGTGTTGATCATTTTTCGCACTATAGTCTGCGTCACTAATACTTTTGCTTTTGATTCTCTTATCCATAGTATGCATAATAAAATCTACTTGAGAAGGAAATATTCTTGCTTGAAGAtgaaaaaaagattaaaaaagaTTTAAATGACAAAATTTTCAGCTCATTATTGAGGAAATATCATTCAAATGGCAaccatatataaatatttaaatgaaTAGATGCAAAAGATGCAGATCGAAGATGAAAATAGCAACCATATTTCATATCCTATTGCTTTTCTTACTTGGAGATGAAAGAAATAATAAGAATATACAAATATCATATATACTTTTTTCTTTACTCAAATAAATGGCAATTATATTTTTCTTCCATAGAGGATGAAGCTATTTTCTGTTGCTCAAGTGACAGCCATAAAGAGGATATTTAAAAAGAGTAAAAAGAAATTAATGAgagcaattgaaattgaa harbors:
- the LOC110670569 gene encoding homeobox-leucine zipper protein ATHB-6, whose protein sequence is MKRLGSSDSLGALMSICPTTDEHSPRNSNHVYGREFHSMSMLESLDEEACVEESGRGSEKKRRLSVDQVKALEKNFEVENKLEPERKVKLAQELGLQPRQVAVWFQNRRARWKTKQLERDYGVLKANYEALKVNFESLQHDNETLLKEVRELKAKLNEEKTESNVSVKEEIILTESDDKASEEPPLLVSVAASGIKDLNYESFNSNNNGVLGASLFPDFKDGSSDSDSSAILNEDNSPNPAISSSTGILQNHQLMMSPPPASASSSFQFTKTTTYQTQFVKMEEHNFFSNEEACNFFSDEQAPTLQWYCPDQWN